From the Anabas testudineus chromosome 23, fAnaTes1.2, whole genome shotgun sequence genome, one window contains:
- the phf21b gene encoding PHD finger protein 21B, with amino-acid sequence MELQGLQEALKVEIQCHQNQTLCKGLNELQNGQKLAVRSCPVGTTKPLSLIKPSTQGIAISVVPAKAPVSMVTAHINGQKAASSEPLQTSPINLQMGGRVASAGVHPFSSRRAGELPPSQMLGTLTAVPIKVPQVSSLHRLAGQAATVLPQVRPKTQIPDSLPPGPCQELQPLSLQRATAVVSPKSQGPTLPTANSTFSPEHQPNGQSNGSPPPAPPHGPSGSPDSSSLAQHASAGPGVAYAIIAASPATGNGVSAVSEAVKVIIIQPQAPSSTEGSPGAQADLPSQETPPAPKSPSKKKDEDPEKIAFMVALGLVTTEHLEEIQLKRQERKRRSTANPAYSGLFEPERKRLASHYLNSSLFLTARDTEDLCWKDDLEHDDHCAICKEDGELQPCYNCPRAFHPSCLHPPLKTPPRGPWYCPKCQKKVLNKENMSWPQNFQSYVTHKTVRQEEKRRLLRRNNELKKECARLEEQDKTLNKTLKVKTQHNQSQFSSVHTGGVQVQSTV; translated from the exons AAGCTGGCAGTCAGGAGTTGTCCTGTAGGCACGACCAAGCCGCTGTCTCTCATCAAGCCCTCCACCCAGGGCATCGCCATCTCCGTGGTGCCGGCCAAGGCTCCCGTTTCCATGGTGACAGCACACATTAACGGACAGAAGGCGGCGAGTTCGGAGCCGCTGCAGACGTCCCCCATTAACCTTCAGATGGGCGGCAGGGTGGCGTCTGCTGGAGTCCACCCGTTCAGCAGCAGGAGAGCCGGAGAGCTGCCTCCTTCTCAG atgctGGGAACTCTCACTGCTGTGCCCATCAAGGTGCCTCAAGTCAGCTCCCTGCACCGGCTGGCAGGACAAGCAGCTACTGTGCTACCTCAG GTCAGGCCAAAGACCCAGATCCCCGACAGCCTTCCTCCCGGTCCCTGTCAGGAGCTGCAGCCTCTCAGCCTGCAGAGAGCCACCGCCGTGGTCAGTCCTAAGAGCCAGGGCCCCACCCTGCCCACAGCCAACAGCACCTTCAGCCCCGAACACCAGCCCAACGGCCAGAGCAATGGCTCGCCGCCTCCAGCGCCGCCACACGGCCCGTCGGGGTCCCCGGATTCTAGCAGCTTGGCCCAGCACGCCTCTGCGGGTCCCGGAGTGGCGTACGCCATCATCGCCGCCTCCCCAGCCACCGGCAACGGCGTGTCTGCCGTCAGCGAAGCCGTCAAG gTGATAATAATCCAGCCTCAGGCCCCCAGCAGCACTGAGGGGTCCCCAGGAGCCCAGGCTGACCTCCCATCGCAGGAGACCCCTCCCGCCCCGAAATCCCCCTCCAAGAAGAAGGACGAAGACCCGGAG aaAATCGCCTTCATGGTCGCCCTCGGCCTCGTCACCACAGAACACCTGGAAG AAATCCAGTtgaagagacaggagaggaagagacGCAGCACAGCTAACCCGGCCTACAGCGGCCTGTTCGAACCAGAG cGTAAACGTTTGGCGTCACATTATCTGAACAGCTCGCTCTTCCTGACGGCACGAG ACACTGAGGATCTCTGCTGGAAG GACGACTTGGAGCATGACGACCACTGTGCCATCTGTAAGGAGGACGGCGAGCTGCAGCCCTGCTACAACTGCCCCCGAGCCTTCCATCCCAGCTGCCTCCACCCGCCGCTCAAAACCCCACCCAGAGGCCCCTGGTACTGCCCCAAGTGCCAGAAGAAG GTTCTGAACAAGGAGAACATGTCGTGGCCGCAGAACTTTCAGTCCTACGTGACACACAAGACGG ttcGGCAGGAGGAGAAGCGACGGCTGCTGAGGAGAAACAACGAGCTGAAGAAAGAGTGCGCTCGTCTGGAGGAACAAGACAAGACGCTCAACAAGACgctcaaagtaaaaacacaacacaaccagTCACAGTTTTCATCTGTCCACACAGGAGGCGTTCAGGTACAGAGCACAGTGTAG